Proteins from a genomic interval of Treponema succinifaciens DSM 2489:
- a CDS encoding HipA domain-containing protein, whose translation MNYILCHKDIPVLRFSTEDEEISEVSEIISREHLPIGISPDNEKGKTLKSQFRSWWKSRSIPASRQNLDTALEQLGNVTTDYLIEKSYGLSLSDHYWAKPLKSSLSWKDVNFFQNNFSDDVGKALFGVLNSDSADTLNLVSPDNTTNGWLKKKWIINNGERILLKAGSLWQQEPFNEVLASEICGRLGIEHVEYKIIKNDGTFYSSFPDFVSPQTELVPAWHIVNTLKKNNSTSNFNHLINCCREFGFKDTEKLKQGICRMLTVDFIIANTDRHYNNFGFLRNPDTLEWIGLAPVFDSGTSMFHDEILYNLKNPYLRESLKIKAKPFAPNQKEQMKRIPFKEYCSDLDFGRLEGVSEFFGKLISQNPYIEPERAEILCKTLDSRIKETERLFEN comes from the coding sequence ATGAACTACATTCTCTGCCACAAAGATATTCCGGTTTTAAGGTTCTCAACCGAGGATGAGGAAATCTCCGAAGTCTCTGAAATAATCAGCAGGGAGCATCTTCCAATCGGAATATCGCCGGACAATGAAAAAGGAAAAACCTTAAAAAGCCAGTTCCGCTCCTGGTGGAAAAGCCGCTCAATTCCTGCAAGCCGCCAGAATCTTGACACAGCCCTTGAGCAGCTTGGAAATGTCACTACGGATTATCTTATAGAAAAAAGCTACGGACTCAGTCTTTCTGACCACTACTGGGCAAAGCCTTTAAAAAGCAGCCTGTCCTGGAAAGACGTGAATTTCTTTCAGAACAATTTTTCTGATGACGTAGGAAAAGCCCTCTTCGGGGTTTTGAATTCAGACAGCGCCGACACATTGAACCTTGTTTCCCCGGACAACACAACTAACGGCTGGCTCAAGAAAAAATGGATCATAAACAATGGAGAGCGGATTCTTCTAAAAGCCGGAAGCCTTTGGCAGCAGGAACCTTTCAATGAGGTTCTTGCATCAGAAATCTGCGGCAGGCTTGGAATTGAACACGTTGAATACAAAATCATAAAAAACGATGGAACTTTTTACTCATCATTCCCAGACTTTGTGTCGCCGCAGACAGAGCTTGTTCCGGCCTGGCACATTGTGAATACTTTAAAAAAGAACAACAGCACTTCAAATTTCAACCATCTGATAAACTGCTGCAGGGAGTTCGGATTCAAGGATACAGAAAAATTAAAGCAGGGAATCTGCCGAATGCTCACGGTTGACTTTATAATTGCAAACACCGACAGGCACTACAACAACTTCGGATTTTTAAGGAATCCCGACACTCTTGAGTGGATTGGACTTGCTCCAGTGTTCGACAGCGGAACTTCAATGTTCCATGATGAAATCCTTTATAACCTAAAAAATCCATACCTACGCGAATCCTTAAAAATAAAAGCAAAGCCGTTCGCCCCAAACCAGAAAGAACAGATGAAAAGAATTCCGTTCAAGGAATACTGCTCGGATTTGGACTTTGGGAGGCTCGAAGGCGTTTCAGAATTCTTCGGAAAGCTCATATCACAAAATCCGTACATTGAGCCGGAGCGCGCGGAAATCTTATGCAAAACGCTGGATTCAAGGATAAAAGAGACTGAAAGGCTTTTTGAAAATTAG
- a CDS encoding formylglycine-generating enzyme family protein, which yields MSQALVHKYLGYEPVYTRDGSSVTWNENANGFRLPTVEEWQYAAKGGQKFKYSGSDNLDEVGWCYDNSGKKPHPVAQKNPNIYGLYDMSSNVCEWCWDSLGGNGHYTCGGSWYDYSGSCEVGNGRWNIAYGRGDGRGFRIVRSTGK from the coding sequence ATCAGTCAGGCCCTTGTTCACAAATATCTTGGATACGAACCAGTATACACAAGAGATGGAAGTTCTGTTACTTGGAATGAAAATGCGAATGGATTCCGATTACCTACAGTTGAAGAATGGCAGTATGCGGCAAAAGGAGGTCAAAAATTTAAATACAGCGGCAGCGACAATCTGGACGAAGTAGGCTGGTGCTACGACAACAGTGGAAAAAAGCCACATCCTGTTGCGCAGAAAAACCCTAACATCTATGGCTTGTATGATATGAGCAGTAACGTATGTGAATGGTGCTGGGATTCCCTCGGCGGTAACGGACACTATACCTGTGGTGGCAGTTGGTACGACTACTCCGGCAGCTGCGAGGTGGGCAACGGGCGCTGGAACATTGCTTACGGCAGGGGCGACGGCCGAGGCTTCCGCATTGTCCGCTCTACAGGCAAGTAA
- a CDS encoding PD-(D/E)XK nuclease domain-containing protein, whose product MLGQWSTVEETSSFGRADCVLLNGNNVFIFEFKRDKTADEALNQIEDAKYAGGGLTGQAENGL is encoded by the coding sequence CTGCTGGGCCAGTGGTCAACTGTCGAGGAGACATCCTCGTTCGGCAGGGCGGACTGCGTGCTTTTGAACGGAAACAATGTATTCATCTTTGAGTTCAAGCGGGATAAAACGGCAGACGAGGCATTGAATCAGATTGAAGATGCAAAATACGCCGGGGGGGGCCTTACAGGGCAAGCGGAAAACGGATTATAA
- a CDS encoding restriction endonuclease subunit S codes for MNTKALRQKVLDLAIHGKLVPQNPNDESATVLLEKIRAEKAEKIKKGELKADKKDSFIFVGSDKRHYEQFADGTVKDIEDEIPFEVPDGWAWCRLGELFYHTTGKALKKSNNKGSLRKYITTSNLYWNKFDFTEVREMYFTDDELDKCTIKKGDLVLCNGGDVGRAAIWNYNEDICYQNHVSRLRPKIEGINNSLYLYLLMFYKEQGMLNGKGVGITSLSANDLLSAIFPLPPLNEQNSIVTSIENIFEQIEHLDQEKSDLQTIIKQTKSKILDLAIHGKLVPQDPNDEPAEELLKRIATSDNRPYKKIDEDEALFDIPESWSWCTLGEIYTHTTGKALKKTNNKGTLRKYITTSNLYWNSFDFTEVREMYFTDDELEKCTIKKGDLILCNGGDVGRAAIWNYDYDICYQNHVSRLRPKNKNINNSFFLYVIMIYKQQGILNGKGVGIISLSASDLLSAVVPLPPYSEQNRIVEKIECLYGNLTIINNQL; via the coding sequence ATGAATACAAAAGCATTACGACAGAAAGTATTAGACCTTGCTATTCACGGAAAACTTGTACCTCAGAATCCGAATGATGAAAGCGCAACTGTATTGCTTGAAAAAATCAGAGCTGAAAAAGCAGAGAAAATCAAAAAAGGCGAACTAAAAGCTGACAAAAAGGATTCTTTTATCTTTGTAGGAAGTGATAAACGGCATTATGAGCAGTTCGCTGATGGTACTGTAAAAGACATTGAAGATGAGATTCCGTTTGAGGTGCCGGATGGGTGGGCTTGGTGTAGATTGGGAGAATTGTTTTATCATACAACTGGAAAAGCCCTGAAGAAATCGAACAATAAAGGTTCTTTACGAAAATATATAACAACTTCAAATCTTTACTGGAATAAATTTGATTTTACAGAAGTTCGAGAAATGTATTTTACAGATGATGAACTGGATAAATGTACAATCAAAAAAGGAGATTTAGTTCTTTGTAATGGAGGAGATGTCGGACGAGCTGCTATTTGGAATTATAATGAAGATATTTGCTATCAAAACCATGTTTCAAGACTGAGACCAAAAATTGAAGGCATAAATAATAGTCTATATCTTTATCTTTTGATGTTCTATAAAGAGCAAGGTATGCTAAATGGTAAAGGTGTAGGAATAACTTCTTTGTCTGCGAATGATTTATTATCTGCTATTTTCCCATTACCACCGCTGAATGAACAAAACAGTATTGTTACATCAATTGAAAATATCTTTGAGCAAATTGAACATTTAGATCAAGAAAAATCCGACTTACAAACAATTATCAAGCAAACAAAATCCAAAATCCTCGACCTCGCAATCCACGGTAAACTCGTCCCACAAGATCCAAACGACGAGCCTGCAGAAGAACTTCTAAAACGCATCGCGACAAGTGATAACAGACCCTACAAGAAGATAGATGAAGATGAAGCTCTTTTTGATATTCCTGAATCATGGTCATGGTGTACATTAGGAGAAATATATACTCATACAACTGGTAAAGCATTAAAGAAAACAAATAATAAAGGAACTTTACGAAAGTACATAACAACATCAAACCTGTATTGGAATTCCTTTGATTTTACAGAAGTTCGTGAAATGTATTTTACCGATGATGAACTTGAGAAATGTACAATCAAGAAAGGAGATTTAATTCTTTGTAATGGCGGTGATGTCGGACGTGCTGCAATTTGGAATTATGATTACGATATTTGTTATCAGAATCATGTATCAAGATTAAGACCAAAAAACAAAAATATAAATAATAGCTTTTTCTTATATGTAATAATGATTTATAAACAGCAAGGTATACTAAACGGGAAAGGTGTCGGAATAATTTCATTATCAGCAAGTGATTTATTGTCTGCTGTTGTTCCACTACCTCCTTATTCCGAACAAAACAGAATAGTAGAAAAAATTGAATGTCTTTATGGAAATTTGACCATTATAAATAATCAATTATGA
- a CDS encoding type I restriction-modification system subunit M, producing MAKKERTQAKPEQTLTKKVWNMADVLAAAGVGFTDYIIQLTYLLFLKMDSEKESYGLGSALPEGSKWKDIVELDGPDQLAKYEKILETLQAKDGLIGAIFTEAQNKISKPALLKKLIGMIDEENWFSMEGDLKGAIYESILEKNGQDKKSGAGQYFTPRPLINAMVDVIQPQITETVADPACGTGGFLLAAYDFMRKQSDEQDKVEFLQTKALRGNDITPLVVTLASMNLYLHDIGTDTTPIKCEDSLEHEPEHLVDVILANPPFGARPAGSVDITTMRNDLIVTTSNNQLNFLQHMMLMLKDGGRAGIVLPDNVLFADGAGEKLRKKLLKDFNLHTILRLPTGIFYANGVKANVLFFEKGTPTKETWYYDYRTGIKHTLATKPLKRSDLDDFVSCYCAGHMEDRKETWSEENPTGRWRKYNVDELLERDKTSLDISWIKDKDDLEDVTLKELFSTIQEKGKNINNAINQLAGLLSGIEE from the coding sequence ATGGCAAAAAAGGAAAGGACTCAGGCAAAACCAGAACAGACTTTAACTAAAAAAGTTTGGAACATGGCTGATGTCTTAGCCGCAGCAGGCGTTGGATTTACAGATTATATTATTCAGTTAACATATCTTTTGTTTCTTAAAATGGATTCTGAAAAAGAATCATATGGATTAGGAAGTGCTCTTCCTGAAGGCAGCAAATGGAAAGACATTGTAGAACTTGATGGACCAGACCAGCTTGCAAAGTATGAAAAGATTCTTGAAACCTTACAGGCTAAAGACGGACTTATCGGAGCTATCTTTACAGAAGCGCAGAATAAGATTTCAAAGCCGGCTCTTCTTAAAAAGTTAATCGGAATGATTGATGAAGAAAACTGGTTCAGTATGGAAGGCGACCTCAAAGGCGCAATCTATGAAAGTATTCTTGAAAAGAACGGACAGGATAAAAAATCTGGTGCTGGACAATACTTTACTCCACGACCATTGATTAATGCTATGGTTGATGTTATTCAGCCACAGATTACAGAAACAGTTGCAGATCCTGCCTGTGGTACTGGCGGTTTCCTGCTTGCAGCTTACGACTTTATGCGTAAGCAGAGCGATGAACAGGATAAAGTTGAATTCTTACAAACAAAAGCTTTACGCGGAAATGATATCACACCTCTTGTAGTAACACTTGCTTCTATGAATCTTTACCTTCACGACATCGGAACTGATACAACTCCAATTAAATGTGAAGACAGTCTTGAGCATGAGCCTGAACATCTTGTAGATGTAATTCTTGCAAATCCACCTTTTGGTGCCCGTCCTGCAGGAAGCGTTGATATTACAACAATGCGTAATGATCTGATTGTTACAACAAGCAACAACCAGCTGAACTTTTTGCAGCACATGATGCTGATGCTTAAAGACGGTGGACGTGCCGGAATCGTTCTTCCTGATAATGTCCTTTTTGCTGATGGTGCTGGTGAAAAACTTCGCAAGAAGCTGCTTAAAGATTTTAACCTTCATACAATTCTTCGTTTGCCTACAGGTATTTTCTATGCAAACGGCGTAAAGGCAAATGTATTGTTCTTTGAAAAAGGAACTCCTACGAAAGAAACCTGGTACTATGACTACCGCACTGGAATTAAACATACTCTTGCAACAAAGCCTCTTAAAAGAAGCGACCTTGATGACTTTGTAAGCTGCTATTGTGCCGGACACATGGAAGACAGAAAAGAGACCTGGAGTGAAGAAAATCCTACAGGCCGCTGGCGTAAATATAATGTTGATGAATTACTTGAAAGAGATAAAACCAGTCTTGATATTTCATGGATAAAAGATAAAGACGATTTGGAAGATGTAACTCTTAAAGAATTATTCTCTACAATCCAAGAGAAAGGAAAGAATATTAATAACGCAATCAATCAGCTTGCAGGTTTACTTTCAGGAATTGAGGAATAA
- a CDS encoding type I restriction endonuclease subunit R — protein sequence MAEYKIHHSTYDLDSLLPEQKARVKIDQMLKDSGWTVVPRDDFTPDAVNAQAVEENLMKGNLEADYILYLDGKAIAVLEAKREENKLGLEVAEQAQNYGNILPDWVQAWKTPLPFIFLCNGDLLLFKDMREAKPSYKVIKKMFTPKEIVNLAGDDIKSQFAKLPALPPVGPKGLRECQFEAITNLEISFKQGLKKALIVLATGAGKTFTACTAAYRLLNYMGAKRVLFLVDRNNLGKQAEGEFGTYKLTETGNAFSDEYIVHRLRSVEKIGNASVVISTIQRLFAALTGQEVDEPDDDEEMEHDEDTPGKQVQLTGNVLLPSDFFDVIIIDECHRSIYGDWQQVLTYFNNAKIIGLTATPTPEAMAFFNKNRIVNYTLEKSIADGVNVPPRVYRIKTEISEAGGTLNEGEKVTKVSNLTGKGQNQKQKYDKDYTKTELDRSVVVPSQIETVVRAYKDAIYESLYPEREKNWYMIPKTLFFAKKESHAQDILKAIEKVFKDEFPDKKLPEHFAQLITCKSGNSNQLISDFRNNKDFRIAITVTLVATGTDVRPLEVLVFMRDINSEVLYTQMKGRGCRTIDDDKLRNVTTNANSKDFYYLIDAVGVTEHEKSMPTPNGGEGRKKVLSLKDLLEHLAHGEVSNENLNLLAGYLSNVNKKAEPEDLIELNELIKTTAIKQICLDIYAAIDPDNKAFPEYKDINDPNTERKALISALINNVKARKKLLEVNAGFIKIAVEETDKLISAGFSKEQSKQYIDSFEKYLEENKDEVEALRILYNQKKVAITYSMLKDLEKKLLAYNNQFKSEFLWTCYQTLNGESGKVKPLNKETELGVLTNLIPLVRYGYKIDNELVSLKRRFGSYFNLYCGQAWRKFKPEQVEIVQQIAEYIVQNGCITNIELNKAKHDLFVKAIPIFGADKLNNEMQTISKYLFYGKAA from the coding sequence ATGGCTGAATACAAGATACACCATAGTACATATGATTTAGATTCACTTTTACCAGAACAGAAAGCTCGTGTAAAAATTGACCAGATGTTGAAAGATTCCGGTTGGACTGTTGTTCCTAGAGATGACTTTACTCCTGATGCAGTAAATGCTCAGGCTGTTGAAGAAAATCTTATGAAAGGTAATCTTGAAGCTGACTACATTTTGTATCTTGATGGAAAGGCTATTGCAGTTCTTGAAGCTAAAAGAGAAGAAAACAAACTTGGTCTTGAAGTTGCTGAACAAGCTCAGAATTATGGAAATATACTTCCCGATTGGGTACAAGCCTGGAAAACTCCTCTTCCTTTTATATTCCTTTGTAATGGAGATTTGCTTCTTTTTAAGGATATGCGCGAAGCAAAGCCAAGTTATAAAGTTATTAAGAAAATGTTTACTCCTAAAGAAATTGTAAATCTTGCTGGTGATGATATTAAATCACAATTTGCAAAACTTCCGGCTCTTCCACCTGTTGGACCAAAAGGTTTACGAGAATGTCAGTTTGAAGCTATCACAAACTTGGAAATTTCTTTTAAGCAAGGTCTTAAAAAAGCTCTCATTGTTTTGGCAACAGGAGCAGGAAAAACTTTTACAGCTTGTACAGCTGCTTACCGCCTCTTGAATTATATGGGCGCAAAACGAGTTCTTTTCCTTGTAGACCGTAACAATTTGGGAAAACAAGCAGAAGGTGAATTTGGTACTTATAAATTAACAGAAACTGGAAATGCTTTTTCTGATGAATATATTGTTCATCGTCTACGAAGTGTTGAAAAAATTGGAAATGCCAGTGTTGTAATTTCTACAATCCAAAGACTTTTTGCGGCTCTTACAGGTCAAGAAGTTGATGAGCCTGATGATGACGAAGAAATGGAGCACGATGAAGATACTCCAGGAAAACAGGTTCAACTTACTGGCAATGTTCTTTTGCCATCAGACTTCTTCGATGTAATTATTATTGATGAATGCCACCGTTCTATTTATGGAGACTGGCAGCAAGTTCTTACTTATTTTAATAATGCAAAGATTATTGGACTTACTGCGACCCCAACTCCTGAAGCAATGGCTTTCTTTAATAAAAACCGCATTGTAAATTATACTCTTGAAAAATCTATTGCTGACGGTGTAAACGTACCTCCACGGGTATACAGAATTAAAACTGAAATCTCTGAAGCTGGTGGAACTCTTAACGAGGGAGAAAAAGTAACTAAAGTTTCGAACTTAACTGGTAAAGGCCAAAATCAAAAACAGAAATATGATAAGGATTACACCAAGACTGAACTTGATAGAAGCGTTGTTGTTCCTTCTCAAATTGAAACTGTAGTTAGAGCATATAAAGACGCAATATATGAATCATTATATCCAGAAAGAGAAAAGAACTGGTATATGATTCCTAAGACTTTATTTTTTGCTAAGAAAGAAAGTCATGCTCAGGATATTTTGAAAGCAATCGAAAAAGTGTTTAAAGATGAATTTCCTGATAAAAAGTTACCGGAACATTTTGCTCAGCTCATTACTTGTAAATCTGGAAACTCGAATCAGCTGATTAGTGACTTTAGAAACAACAAAGACTTCCGTATCGCAATTACTGTAACTCTTGTTGCAACTGGTACGGATGTAAGACCGCTTGAAGTTCTTGTTTTCATGCGTGATATTAATTCAGAAGTTCTATACACACAGATGAAAGGACGTGGTTGTAGAACTATTGATGATGATAAACTTAGAAATGTTACAACAAACGCAAACTCAAAAGATTTCTATTATCTTATAGATGCTGTTGGAGTAACTGAACACGAAAAGTCTATGCCTACTCCAAACGGAGGAGAAGGACGTAAAAAAGTACTTTCATTAAAAGACCTTCTTGAGCATCTTGCTCACGGCGAAGTTTCTAATGAAAACTTAAATCTTCTTGCTGGTTATCTTTCTAACGTAAATAAAAAAGCAGAGCCTGAAGATTTAATAGAATTAAATGAACTTATTAAGACAACAGCTATTAAACAGATTTGTCTTGATATATATGCCGCAATTGACCCGGATAATAAAGCCTTCCCAGAATATAAAGACATTAATGATCCAAATACTGAAAGAAAGGCTTTGATTTCTGCTTTGATTAATAATGTAAAAGCAAGAAAGAAACTTCTGGAAGTTAATGCGGGCTTTATTAAAATTGCAGTTGAAGAAACTGATAAATTAATTTCTGCTGGATTCTCTAAAGAACAGTCTAAACAATATATAGACAGTTTTGAAAAGTATCTTGAAGAAAACAAAGATGAAGTTGAAGCTCTAAGAATTCTTTACAACCAGAAAAAAGTTGCTATTACTTATTCTATGCTCAAAGATTTGGAGAAGAAGCTTCTTGCATATAATAATCAATTCAAATCTGAATTCTTGTGGACTTGCTATCAGACTTTAAACGGTGAATCTGGAAAAGTAAAACCGTTGAATAAAGAAACAGAACTTGGAGTTTTAACAAATCTTATTCCGCTTGTAAGATATGGTTATAAAATCGACAACGAACTTGTTTCACTTAAACGAAGATTCGGAAGTTACTTCAATCTTTATTGTGGACAGGCTTGGCGTAAGTTTAAACCAGAACAGGTTGAAATTGTACAGCAGATTGCAGAATATATTGTGCAGAATGGTTGTATAACAAACATTGAACTAAACAAAGCAAAACATGATTTATTTGTAAAAGCTATTCCAATCTTTGGAGCTGACAAATTAAATAATGAAATGCAGACAATATCTAAATACTTATTCTATGGAAAGGCAGCATAA
- a CDS encoding SDH family Clp fold serine proteinase, producing the protein MTDERKALYEAIEKERNSKLLVYITGDKAGWETQIANDATDYITEHLDKIGVVPKISLFLFTNGGNTLAGWNIVNLIRQFCDDFEIIVPGKARSTGTLMCLGANRIIMTKQATLGPIDPSVNTPLNPTIPNAGPQARVPVSVEAIKGFLELAKHELNLKDERALADIFNVLADKVHPLVLGEVYRAIGQIQMLARKLLVNQVTDEEKIKKIISFLCSESGSHDYTINRREAKNELGLNIEKPSQDLYELINKTYISIREELELRSPFNPDAYIGNDGARTYSIKRTLVESLPGGTDCFVSEGRFARVSIPPMPQNPVQQIAIQDQRIFEGWKHYD; encoded by the coding sequence ATGACTGATGAAAGAAAAGCTCTCTACGAAGCTATAGAAAAAGAAAGGAACTCAAAACTCCTTGTTTATATAACAGGAGATAAAGCTGGATGGGAAACCCAAATTGCAAATGATGCTACTGATTATATTACAGAGCATCTTGATAAAATAGGTGTTGTTCCAAAAATATCTTTATTCCTATTTACAAATGGTGGTAATACTCTCGCAGGCTGGAATATCGTTAATTTAATACGTCAATTTTGTGATGATTTTGAGATTATTGTTCCAGGAAAGGCTCGAAGTACAGGTACATTAATGTGTCTTGGTGCAAATAGAATAATAATGACAAAACAAGCTACACTGGGCCCTATAGATCCAAGTGTAAACACTCCATTAAATCCAACAATTCCAAATGCTGGTCCACAGGCTAGAGTTCCAGTAAGTGTTGAAGCAATTAAAGGTTTTCTGGAACTTGCAAAACATGAATTAAATCTAAAAGATGAGCGTGCTCTTGCCGATATATTTAATGTATTGGCTGATAAAGTTCATCCTCTAGTTTTGGGTGAAGTTTATAGAGCTATTGGACAAATTCAGATGTTAGCAAGAAAATTGCTTGTAAATCAGGTTACAGATGAAGAAAAAATAAAGAAAATAATATCTTTTCTTTGCAGTGAATCTGGAAGCCATGATTATACAATCAATAGACGCGAAGCAAAAAATGAACTTGGTTTAAACATAGAGAAGCCTTCTCAAGATTTATATGAATTAATAAACAAAACATATATTTCTATACGAGAAGAACTTGAATTAAGAAGTCCTTTTAATCCTGATGCATATATAGGCAATGATGGGGCACGGACATATTCTATAAAACGAACCCTTGTAGAAAGTCTTCCTGGAGGCACAGACTGCTTTGTTTCGGAAGGTCGTTTTGCACGTGTTAGTATACCACCTATGCCACAGAATCCTGTGCAACAAATTGCAATTCAGGATCAAAGAATATTCGAAGGATGGAAACACTATGATTAA
- a CDS encoding ATP-binding protein, translated as MQNIRKLPIGIQSFEDLRKNNYIYIDKTEFIYTLVHSGKVYFLSRPRRFGKSLFLSTLKAYFEGKKELFNGLKIEQLEKDNPDAWKAYPVIYLNFAQNSFSKEVSLEKTINLQLNEYEKKYEIQADYKDPLDPTNFAGRFINIVQTARKKTGLQAAVLIDEYDKPLLDAQSNESLVNENRETLRGLYVTLKALDEDLKFVFLTGVTKFSKVSIFSDLNQLNDISITSQYATACGITEKEMLESLAPEIEAFAENNGLSKEECVNQLEQMYDGYHFHHEADGVYNPFSLLNALYSKDFSFYWFATGTPTFLIKKLQESTMNYMDLSNGVEATAQELQDYRSDNPNPVPLFYQTGYLTIKGYDREFGVYLLKYPNNEVKYAFINSLAPAILNNNRSTGLDVVSFARDIKKRRHRKRNGKVQVSFCDSSLHNRKEGKTGQCHRAEFPECVLPCVHAAGPVVNCRGDILVRQGGLRAFERKQCIHL; from the coding sequence ATGCAAAATATCAGAAAACTGCCGATTGGCATCCAGAGTTTTGAAGACTTACGAAAAAACAATTACATTTACATAGACAAGACGGAATTTATATACACTCTTGTGCATTCAGGAAAGGTTTATTTTCTTAGCCGCCCGCGCCGCTTTGGAAAAAGTCTTTTTCTTTCAACCTTAAAGGCATATTTTGAGGGCAAGAAGGAACTTTTTAATGGACTGAAGATTGAGCAGCTTGAAAAGGACAATCCGGACGCCTGGAAAGCTTATCCGGTAATTTATCTGAATTTTGCGCAGAACAGCTTTTCAAAAGAGGTTTCTCTTGAAAAAACTATAAATCTTCAGCTGAATGAATATGAAAAAAAATATGAAATACAAGCTGACTACAAAGACCCTTTGGACCCGACAAATTTTGCCGGCCGCTTTATAAACATTGTGCAGACCGCGCGGAAAAAAACAGGTCTTCAGGCGGCAGTTCTTATAGACGAATACGACAAGCCTCTTCTTGACGCGCAGAGCAACGAAAGTCTTGTAAACGAGAACAGGGAAACACTTCGCGGGCTTTACGTAACATTAAAAGCATTGGACGAAGACCTGAAATTCGTATTTTTGACAGGCGTGACAAAGTTCAGCAAGGTGAGCATATTCAGCGACCTGAACCAGCTGAACGACATATCAATCACAAGCCAGTATGCAACAGCATGCGGAATCACAGAAAAAGAGATGCTTGAAAGTCTCGCCCCTGAAATAGAAGCATTCGCTGAAAATAACGGGCTTTCAAAAGAAGAATGTGTAAACCAACTTGAACAGATGTATGATGGCTACCACTTCCATCATGAGGCTGACGGTGTCTATAATCCGTTCAGTCTTCTGAACGCTCTTTACTCAAAGGACTTCTCGTTTTATTGGTTTGCAACAGGAACACCGACTTTCCTTATAAAAAAACTTCAGGAAAGCACGATGAACTACATGGATCTTTCAAACGGCGTGGAGGCCACCGCGCAGGAGCTCCAGGACTACAGGAGCGACAACCCTAACCCGGTTCCGCTTTTCTACCAGACCGGCTACCTTACAATCAAAGGCTACGACAGGGAATTCGGCGTTTATCTTTTAAAATACCCGAACAACGAGGTGAAGTACGCGTTCATAAACTCTCTTGCTCCGGCAATCCTGAACAACAACCGCTCCACAGGGCTTGATGTTGTCTCCTTTGCCCGCGACATAAAAAAAAGGCGACATAGAAAGCGTAATGGCAAGGTTCAAGTCTCTTTTTGCGACTCTTCCCTACACAACCGCAAGGAAGGAAAAACAGGACAGTGTCATAGAGCAGAATTTCCAGAATGTGTTCTACCTTGTGTTCACGCTGCTGGGCCAGTGGTCAACTGTCGAGGAGACATCCTCGTTCGGCAGGGCGGACTGCGTGCTTTTGAACGGAAACAATGTATTCATCTTTGA